AAAGAGGGGTTACGCCACGGCGTTTGAACCAGGTTGTCTTGCCCGATCCCGGAAGTCCGATCGCGAGCACTACTACGCCGCGTGGCGCTCTTCGTTCCTGTGGTACTGCTGCCGGAGTCGGAGCCGGTGTTGCAGGTTGTCGGAGAATCTCATCGGAGGAGGCAGGAGGAGTTGAAGGTGATTCGGGCTGCGTAACGATCTGCATCCGATCGTCCGCATAGGAGCGCGATTCCCGCGCAAAAGCAGGTTTACTCTCGATATTTACAGCCGGTTCTGGGTAATACGAAGGTTGCAGCGGAGCCGGTTGACCAGGCGCTACTTTCGGCTTTTCCTGGCCCACTTTGCCCGTGGATTCGGACTCGTTCTTTGTCTTCTTGCCTCTACGGCGCATTCGCTCGCGCACCCAATTGCGCATTCACGGCTTGTAACACAATTTGGTGCGACGAGCAAACAGGCACAGCTTTGAACACAGAGGGCATGGAGTACGGGGAGTCTCTTTTGTCATTCCGAACCTCCGCACAGTTTGCGGCCGTGAGAATTCCGTCGCACTGCTAGGCTGTTAACTAGCGCGATGCTTCGAAATGATAACCAGAACAGTTTTGCGCCATCGGGCTTTGTGATTTACGATTTTTGTTTCATCTGTACAGGCGATCACAATAGGAGCACTAGGAGCTGATCGCGACTTTTCATTCCAGAATCATTTGTGTTCGCGAACTCTTTCAGACAGCGAACACTTGGAGAGCTAATGGCAATTAGAGTCGGTATCAACGGTTTTGGACGTATCGGGCGCAACGTAGTCCGCACCGCTCTCAAGAGTCCAACCATTGAATTCGTAGCGGTCAACGATCTCACAGACGCAAAGACGCTGGCACATTTGCTCAAATATGACTCCGTCTTGGGCAATCTCGAGGAGAATGTAAGTGCAAGTGACGGCTGCATCAGCGTAGGCAATAAGAAGATGAAGGTTTTTGCAGAAAAGGATCCCGCCAATCTGAATTGGGAGTCGGTCGGAGCGCAGATCGTCGTCGAATCGACCGGAAGATTTACGGAAGCCGAAGCCGCGCGAAAACATCTGCGTGGAAGCGTGAAGAAGGTGATTATCTCAGCGCCAGCGAAGAATGAAGACATCACCATTGTATTGGGCGTAAACGAAGGCAAGTACGATCCGGTAAAGCATCACATCGTGTCCAACGCCTCCTGCACTACAAACTGCCTGGCACCGGTGGCGAAGATTGTTCACGACAAATTCACAATTCAGAGTGGCACGATGACGACGATCCACTCTTACACCAACGATCAAGTCATCCTGGACTTCCCGCACAAGGACCTGCGCCGAGCTCGCGCCGCCGGACTATCGATGATTCCGACCTCCACCGGCGCGGCCAAGGCGCTGCATCTTGTAATTCCGGAGCTGAAGGGCAAGCTCGATGGCTTTGCCATGCGCGTGCCTACTCCCAACGTTTCGGTAGTCGATCTGGTGGTGTTCACGGAAAAGAAGACAAGCGCTGAAGAGGTGAACGCCGCCATGAAGGAAGCCGCGGGGGGATCGCTGAAAGGAATCCTCGGAGTTGAGGACGGAGAGCTCGTTTCGATAGATTTCCGCGGCGACTCCCGCTCTTCGATCGTCGATTCACCCATGACCCGAGTAGTAATGGGCAATTGCGTGAAAGTTATTTCCTGGTACGACAATGAATGGGGGTACTCCTGCCGTGTCCGCGACCTCATTGAGTTCATGGCCAAGAAGGGACTCTAGCCCGGAGCCGCTTATGCACAAGCTCTCGATCAGAGATCTACCGCTGAGAGACAAGCGAGTCTTTGTACGTGTTGACTTCAATGTGCCGCTCTCGGAAGAGGGTCGCGTCACTGACGACACTCGTATCCGAGAGACTCTTCCCACTTTGGAATATGCGATCCGCAATCGTGCGAAGCTGATCCTGGCATCGCATCTGGGACGTCCAAAGGGGAAACCGAACGCCAGGATGAGTCTTAAACCCGTAGCTGAGCGCTTGCGCATGCTGCTCGACAACATTTTGGAGAGCAGCTGCAACGTCGGCTTCTCTCCCGACTGCGTGGGAATCGAAGCGGAGGAACTTTCCACCCGCCTCGAGAGCGGGCAAACTTTGCTGCTCGAGAACCTGCGCTTCCATCCGGAAGAAGAAGCCAATGACGAGAGCTTCGCCCGGGCGCTTGCGAAGCTTGCAGATTTTTACGTCAATGACGCGTTTGGCGCGGCACACCGTGCGCATGCGTCGACCGCAGGCATCACGAAGTTCATTAATAAATCCGCCGCCGGTTTCCTCATGCAGAGGGAATTGGAGTATCTCGGACAAGCGTTACACGATCCCAAACGCCCGTTCATCGCGATCATCGGCGGCGCCAAAGTTTCCGACAAGATCGGCGTGATCAAGAATCTAATGGGAAAGGTAGACGCGCTTCTCATCGGTGGAGCTATGGCCTACACATTCCAGAAAGCTCAGGGGCGTGAAGTGGGCAAATCGTTGGTCGAACACGATAAGCTCAACCTGGCAAACGAACTGCTGCACGAAGCGAATGAGCGCGGCGTCACGCTTCTGCTTCCAGTAGATGATGTCGTCGCGATGAAGATCGAGAACGATATACCGACCAAAACGATTGACGGCGATCAGCCGATTCCCGAGGGCTACATGGGATTAGATATTGGTCCCAAAACGGTCAAGCTGTACGCAGAGCAGATTGCCGATGCGGGTACGATTGTGTGGAACGGACCGATGGGCGTTTTCGAAACTTCATCCTTCGCGACCGGCACAAGGAAGATTGCTCAAGCGATCGCCGGTAACGAAGACGCCACTTCGATTGTCGGAGGCGGAGACTCGGTGGCTGCAGTGCATCAAGCAGGCGTTGCCGACAAGATCTCGCATATATCCACCGGCGGCGGAGCCTCCTTGGAGTTTCTCGAAGGCAAGAAGCTGCCAGGAGTCGAGGCGCTGAACAACAAGAGCTAATGCTTGATGATTCGGGAATCGAGTTGAGCGGGCAGGTTCGCGGAGAGAGATTCACTCAGTAATTGGGCTGGCAGCACTTCGCTAAGCGCCCACTCAATGCGGTTTACGGCTTGTCCGACGGCAGCTACCGCTTGATCATCGGATTGCTTGCCTGAGTAGAGCGCAATCACCTGAAGCGCGTTGCGAATGTGATGGTTCATTTCGGAGATGGCGTGCAAGCGCTCACGAATGAA
The sequence above is drawn from the Acidobacteriota bacterium genome and encodes:
- the gap gene encoding type I glyceraldehyde-3-phosphate dehydrogenase — protein: MAIRVGINGFGRIGRNVVRTALKSPTIEFVAVNDLTDAKTLAHLLKYDSVLGNLEENVSASDGCISVGNKKMKVFAEKDPANLNWESVGAQIVVESTGRFTEAEAARKHLRGSVKKVIISAPAKNEDITIVLGVNEGKYDPVKHHIVSNASCTTNCLAPVAKIVHDKFTIQSGTMTTIHSYTNDQVILDFPHKDLRRARAAGLSMIPTSTGAAKALHLVIPELKGKLDGFAMRVPTPNVSVVDLVVFTEKKTSAEEVNAAMKEAAGGSLKGILGVEDGELVSIDFRGDSRSSIVDSPMTRVVMGNCVKVISWYDNEWGYSCRVRDLIEFMAKKGL
- the pgk gene encoding phosphoglycerate kinase, with translation MHKLSIRDLPLRDKRVFVRVDFNVPLSEEGRVTDDTRIRETLPTLEYAIRNRAKLILASHLGRPKGKPNARMSLKPVAERLRMLLDNILESSCNVGFSPDCVGIEAEELSTRLESGQTLLLENLRFHPEEEANDESFARALAKLADFYVNDAFGAAHRAHASTAGITKFINKSAAGFLMQRELEYLGQALHDPKRPFIAIIGGAKVSDKIGVIKNLMGKVDALLIGGAMAYTFQKAQGREVGKSLVEHDKLNLANELLHEANERGVTLLLPVDDVVAMKIENDIPTKTIDGDQPIPEGYMGLDIGPKTVKLYAEQIADAGTIVWNGPMGVFETSSFATGTRKIAQAIAGNEDATSIVGGGDSVAAVHQAGVADKISHISTGGGASLEFLEGKKLPGVEALNNKS